Proteins from a single region of Nakamurella alba:
- a CDS encoding sensor histidine kinase — protein MRRRVLASILMVMLASVLALGVPLAIVSYRLVTDGVRTDLLGRLESVAGSLGEQAALPELDLAPYALLVPDGGLLQVRMSGGRAGEVPGPGFDPAVQERFAEEVSLSGGGSVRLSVPADRIESEQRTALLLVSAAVLLSLAVGAGIALVLARRLSRPLVQVADRAARLGAGDFRPVPERYGIAELDRVAEVLDTSAGDIAALIGRERDLVGDVTHQLRTRLTGLRLQVEELATQPDPDLAAAARAALQQTDQLVAVVDDLLATARERRAAGAEPLPLVPLLVDLVDRWQPTFGAAGRRLDLVTGAADTVVRATPVRLREAVEVLLDNALRHGAGTVTVTVRDGAGTVVTEVEDQGGPITPGLAAHIFDRGMSTASSTGIGLDLARAFVESDGGRLELRRPAPPTFAIYLLAHRP, from the coding sequence ATGCGTCGCCGGGTCCTCGCGTCGATCCTGATGGTGATGCTGGCATCGGTGCTGGCGCTCGGGGTGCCGCTGGCGATCGTCTCCTACCGGCTGGTCACCGACGGGGTGCGGACCGACCTGCTGGGCCGGCTGGAATCGGTCGCCGGTTCGCTGGGGGAGCAGGCCGCCCTGCCGGAGCTCGATCTCGCCCCGTATGCCTTGCTGGTGCCCGACGGCGGCCTGCTGCAGGTCCGGATGTCCGGTGGCCGGGCGGGCGAGGTGCCCGGGCCCGGTTTCGACCCCGCCGTGCAGGAGCGGTTCGCCGAGGAGGTCTCGCTCTCGGGCGGCGGGTCCGTCCGGCTGTCGGTGCCGGCCGACCGGATCGAGTCCGAGCAGCGGACCGCGCTGCTGCTGGTGTCCGCCGCGGTGCTGCTGTCGCTGGCAGTCGGCGCCGGCATCGCCCTGGTGCTGGCCCGCCGGCTGTCCCGGCCGCTGGTGCAGGTCGCGGACCGGGCGGCCCGGCTCGGCGCCGGTGACTTCCGGCCGGTACCCGAGCGCTACGGCATCGCCGAACTGGACCGGGTCGCGGAGGTGCTGGACACCTCGGCCGGCGACATCGCGGCGCTGATCGGCCGGGAACGGGACCTGGTCGGCGACGTCACCCACCAGCTGCGCACCCGGCTGACCGGGCTGCGGCTGCAGGTGGAGGAGCTGGCGACGCAGCCGGACCCGGACCTGGCGGCCGCCGCCCGGGCCGCGCTGCAGCAGACGGACCAGCTGGTCGCGGTGGTCGACGACCTGTTGGCCACCGCCCGGGAGCGCCGGGCGGCCGGCGCCGAGCCGCTGCCGCTGGTCCCGCTGCTGGTCGACCTGGTGGACCGCTGGCAACCGACCTTCGGGGCCGCCGGCCGCCGGCTGGACCTGGTGACCGGCGCTGCCGACACCGTGGTCCGCGCCACCCCGGTCCGGCTGCGGGAGGCGGTGGAGGTGTTGCTGGACAACGCCTTGCGGCACGGGGCCGGAACGGTCACCGTCACCGTCCGGGACGGTGCCGGAACCGTCGTCACCGAGGTGGAGGACCAGGGCGGACCGATCACCCCGGGGTTGGCCGCGCACATCTTCGACCGCGGGATGTCCACCGCGTCCAGCACCGGGATCGGGCTGGACCTGGCCCGGGCGTTCGTCGAGTCCGACGGCGGGCGGCTGGAACTGCGTCGGCCGGCTCCGCCGACCTTCGCGATCTACCTGCTGGCGCACCGGCCCTGA
- a CDS encoding response regulator transcription factor, which produces MTVVLVAEDDPAIAEPLARALRKESYQVVLAESGGAALAAATEQPVSVMILDLGLPGVDGLEVCRRIRASGRRIAVLMLTARADEMDVVVGLDAGADDYVAKPFRMSEVLARVRALLRRNGVVLLSSNGVLLDASARKVTVAGTEVALTPKEFDLLHLLMTTPDQVVSREEIVDALWGDPSVLNSKTLDMHVSGLRHKLAAGQEEPLDRHVATVRGAGLRFNG; this is translated from the coding sequence GTGACCGTCGTACTGGTGGCTGAGGACGACCCCGCGATCGCCGAACCGCTGGCGCGCGCCCTGCGCAAGGAGTCCTACCAGGTGGTGCTCGCCGAGAGCGGCGGTGCCGCACTGGCCGCGGCCACCGAGCAGCCGGTGAGCGTGATGATCCTGGATCTCGGCCTGCCCGGGGTGGACGGACTCGAGGTCTGCCGCCGCATCCGTGCCTCCGGCCGCCGGATCGCCGTGCTGATGCTGACCGCCCGGGCCGACGAGATGGACGTGGTGGTCGGCCTGGACGCCGGCGCCGACGACTACGTGGCCAAGCCGTTCCGGATGTCGGAGGTGCTGGCCCGGGTGCGGGCGCTGCTCCGGCGCAACGGGGTGGTGCTGCTGTCCAGCAACGGGGTGCTGCTGGACGCATCCGCCCGCAAGGTCACCGTCGCCGGCACCGAGGTCGCGCTCACCCCCAAGGAGTTCGACCTGCTGCACCTGCTGATGACCACCCCGGACCAGGTGGTCAGCCGCGAGGAGATCGTGGACGCGCTCTGGGGCGACCCGTCGGTGCTGAACTCCAAGACCCTGGACATGCACGTCTCCGGGCTGCGGCACAAACTCGCCGCCGGCCAGGAGGAGCCCCTGGACCGGCACGTCGCCACCGTGCGCGGTGCCGGTCTGCGGTTCAACGGCTGA
- a CDS encoding GGDEF domain-containing protein, protein MGRPVTSGSSELHDEWRLRTTSLAWTFPADWEDPAVEALCEAIDEGGNIWPAAERLGRARAAAGVSLAEALADIDVLATITDPRYTESLRRAVSLGWADRVTAPPAAVSDPLTGLVTPEYLKVRLAEIYRAAEVEGGAVPDSSALVVVRLDLTDRTGWQRVLPMILSADVMRSVFDGGRTLAQLGPSVAVVLTDRDAVLARRARLLATMIGSQLAVDPAASIPDPQVWIENLPPTYNSALDLLGELGR, encoded by the coding sequence ATGGGACGGCCGGTGACATCGGGCAGCTCGGAGCTCCACGACGAGTGGCGGCTCCGCACCACTTCGTTGGCGTGGACCTTCCCGGCCGACTGGGAGGACCCGGCGGTCGAGGCACTGTGCGAGGCGATCGACGAGGGCGGCAACATCTGGCCCGCCGCCGAGCGGCTGGGCCGGGCCCGCGCCGCCGCCGGTGTCTCGCTGGCCGAGGCCCTCGCCGACATCGACGTCCTGGCCACCATCACCGATCCCCGCTACACCGAGAGCCTGCGCCGCGCGGTCTCCCTGGGCTGGGCGGACCGTGTCACCGCGCCGCCGGCCGCCGTGTCCGACCCGCTGACCGGCCTGGTCACCCCCGAGTACCTGAAGGTCCGGCTGGCCGAGATCTACCGCGCTGCCGAGGTCGAGGGCGGTGCGGTCCCGGACAGCAGTGCCCTTGTCGTCGTCCGCCTCGACCTCACCGACCGCACCGGCTGGCAGCGGGTGCTGCCGATGATCCTGTCCGCCGACGTCATGCGCTCCGTCTTCGACGGCGGCCGCACCCTGGCCCAGCTCGGGCCGTCCGTCGCCGTCGTCCTCACCGACCGCGATGCCGTGCTCGCCCGCCGCGCCCGGCTGCTCGCCACGATGATCGGCTCGCAGCTCGCCGTCGACCCGGCCGCCTCCATCCCGGACCCGCAGGTCTGGATCGAGAACCTGCCGCCGACCTACAACTCCGCCCTCGACCTGCTGGGCGAACTCGGCCGCTGA
- a CDS encoding sigma-70 family RNA polymerase sigma factor, with protein MTTGHDHAQLASDAELITRVRAGDRKAFGDLYSRHASAAGTLARQFAHSAAEADDLVSEAFARVLDGLLDGKGPDTAFRAYLFTTVRNTAYDRTRKDKRLQFTDQIETHDTAVEQDDPVLADLENGLVARAFAGLPERWQTVLWHTQVEGQSAAEVGVLLGMAPNAVSSLAFRAREGLREAYLQAHLAETGAELCRTTVDRLGAWTRGGLSKREKAQVDAHLETCERCGALAAELAEINTGLRALLAPLLLGAGAVGYLATLGPVAPLLQVGALTGAQGAGVGTAAGTGAAAGTGAAAGATGAGATGTTGAAAGAGAAGAGAAGGGAAAGAGAAGAAGAGAAGAGAAAGAGAAGAGAAGAGAAAGAGAAAGAGAAAAGAGAAGAAAAGAGVAAGAGVAAGAGAAGVAAGVGAGAAVAAGVGAGAAAAASSGILATVVAAVAGAGGAVFAGAAAVVAVGVAVVTLSLSGGGTPPAAVDDPGVAQSITTGVPGTATGGTAVTGTPGTGGTQATGGTDTGGVPGPVVTGTDGLPVTTVITTDGTVITTGTVGTTGTAATDTAVTTATTATDGAPTVPVLPPGVTDTGIPTGTTVPTAPTTATDLTGTGPSATDTAGSTAPTGATTGPTTPTDLTTTPTDPGTTTPTGPAPDPDAGVAVSGSPAVGTVIAGGGTGSLSMSITNSGPVNSSDGRPLTVSASSGLLVSTPGSSTGTALRGGVSAFAATPFVGAAPGDPVTCTGTVPAQTLSCVLPAIAPGSTLTLTFPVTADTTTASGTVDITLGATTTAAGSTTSTPVQIPAGYQAVSMVGTDLGAPALDRVRLTADLRTGVTDPGTIRLPAAVGGGLRIVDLPGAGCSWADAEQTLLDCTAGALAGGGVAVDVRAVNGAAGDIAATATDPAGRSVALTDAVTVAASPLGAYADVVLAGPGAPIRPGTADTVTLTGLPVSGAVRNPGVLTVPVDLAPGVTVEGVPAGCAVESGTVRCVPADGVAPSFALSVFVDPSSRASYFPGDDLPSTATVANGGSTPIGVGNTGLVADPDRTGYDALTIADTTAGGLTAGADGTVQITATPGAGVRDPGVVSFVNTITPGLTVVGSPDADCTVGPNVTSCTPTLLGLGDAPVDTWTLQVTTATDARGTLAAPPATLEGRRSQRTTGDLPVVGGYGSSSLTLPGGGAPALDAGTTATVRWQVDPAVPAVTSPGPATLPTVLADGLVVASARGAGGTACTVGASTVTCDPGTSGTMTADLQVVALPRSAGGRVLPATGTDTGRALPQQAGASISARAAGASIPSMTGPFGGTMAAAQTMECIGGYARGTCDPLALTPTTVTRQFTVDDTAVFADLTWAAAAPGRTGTDCSTPTTSLGTAAVRCLSTVSVSVDGGAPVTVTGVRPPSAVDVSGQMYVRSADLLAYPDLAAALTPGTHTITVTDLHARTTAAGIAPFGAWSLSVLWVTPGASPTTVTTANPGALTSNYTGGSRYTRVADAGAAIDDLWFTLWAPDPGPRKWLSDSSDPQGVLLAEQGTERTGATGVETRDDGPAAVGYSLVHTAPGLDRSFDTTPADPVVTAGMPESFRTHQLSFALTTSGRDDVWVGPILIVRDAG; from the coding sequence GTGACCACGGGCCACGATCACGCGCAGCTGGCGAGCGACGCCGAGCTGATCACCCGCGTGCGCGCCGGTGACCGCAAGGCGTTCGGCGACCTCTACTCGCGCCACGCGTCCGCCGCCGGCACCCTGGCCCGGCAGTTCGCCCATTCGGCGGCGGAGGCCGACGACCTGGTCTCCGAGGCCTTCGCCCGCGTGCTGGACGGCCTGCTGGACGGCAAGGGTCCCGACACCGCCTTCCGCGCCTACCTCTTCACCACGGTCCGGAACACCGCGTACGACCGCACGCGCAAGGACAAGCGGCTGCAGTTCACCGACCAGATCGAGACCCACGACACCGCGGTCGAGCAGGACGACCCGGTGCTGGCCGATCTGGAGAACGGTCTGGTGGCGCGGGCGTTCGCCGGGCTGCCCGAGCGGTGGCAGACCGTGCTGTGGCACACCCAGGTCGAGGGGCAGAGCGCGGCCGAGGTCGGGGTGCTGCTCGGCATGGCACCGAACGCGGTGTCCAGCCTGGCGTTCCGTGCCCGGGAGGGGCTGCGCGAGGCGTACCTGCAGGCCCATCTGGCCGAGACCGGCGCCGAGCTCTGCCGCACCACCGTCGACCGGCTCGGCGCGTGGACCCGCGGGGGCCTGTCCAAGCGGGAGAAGGCCCAGGTCGACGCCCACCTGGAGACCTGCGAGCGGTGCGGCGCGCTGGCCGCCGAGCTCGCCGAGATCAACACCGGGCTGCGCGCCCTGCTGGCCCCGCTGCTGCTGGGCGCCGGCGCCGTCGGCTACCTGGCCACCCTCGGGCCGGTCGCCCCGCTGCTGCAGGTCGGTGCACTGACCGGTGCGCAGGGCGCCGGGGTCGGCACGGCCGCCGGGACGGGTGCCGCGGCCGGGACCGGGGCTGCCGCTGGGGCCACCGGAGCCGGAGCGACCGGCACCACGGGTGCCGCCGCCGGAGCAGGGGCCGCAGGAGCAGGCGCCGCCGGAGGCGGAGCGGCAGCCGGCGCGGGAGCTGCCGGCGCGGCAGGCGCAGGCGCGGCCGGCGCCGGGGCAGCGGCGGGTGCGGGAGCGGCGGGAGCAGGAGCGGCCGGCGCCGGTGCCGCCGCCGGAGCCGGAGCAGCGGCCGGAGCGGGAGCCGCAGCAGCCGGAGCCGGCGCGGCCGGTGCCGCAGCCGCCGGCGCGGGTGTCGCGGCCGGAGCGGGGGTAGCGGCCGGAGCAGGTGCGGCCGGTGTCGCAGCCGGCGTGGGAGCAGGGGCCGCCGTCGCGGCCGGGGTCGGGGCCGGTGCCGCGGCGGCGGCCTCGTCCGGGATCCTGGCCACCGTGGTCGCCGCGGTGGCCGGTGCCGGCGGTGCGGTCTTCGCCGGCGCGGCCGCGGTCGTCGCGGTCGGCGTCGCCGTCGTCACGCTGAGCCTGAGCGGTGGCGGGACCCCGCCGGCCGCGGTCGACGACCCGGGCGTCGCGCAGAGCATCACCACCGGTGTGCCGGGCACCGCCACCGGCGGGACAGCGGTCACCGGTACCCCCGGCACCGGCGGCACCCAGGCCACCGGCGGCACCGACACCGGCGGCGTTCCCGGCCCCGTGGTGACCGGCACCGACGGCCTGCCGGTCACCACGGTGATCACCACCGACGGCACCGTCATCACCACCGGAACCGTCGGGACCACCGGCACCGCCGCCACCGACACCGCAGTCACCACGGCGACGACCGCCACCGACGGCGCCCCCACGGTGCCCGTGCTGCCCCCGGGGGTCACCGACACCGGGATCCCGACCGGCACCACCGTGCCCACAGCGCCCACGACGGCCACCGACCTCACCGGGACCGGCCCGTCGGCGACCGACACCGCCGGCAGCACCGCGCCGACCGGCGCGACGACCGGCCCGACCACACCGACCGACCTGACCACCACACCCACCGACCCCGGGACCACCACGCCCACCGGCCCCGCGCCGGATCCGGACGCCGGGGTGGCCGTGTCCGGCTCGCCCGCGGTGGGCACCGTGATCGCCGGCGGCGGTACCGGGTCGCTGTCGATGTCCATCACCAACTCCGGCCCGGTCAACAGTTCCGACGGCCGCCCGCTGACCGTGTCCGCCAGCTCCGGCCTGCTGGTCTCCACGCCCGGCTCGTCCACCGGCACCGCGCTGCGCGGCGGGGTGTCCGCCTTCGCCGCCACCCCGTTCGTCGGGGCCGCCCCCGGGGACCCGGTCACGTGCACCGGCACCGTCCCGGCGCAGACGCTGTCCTGCGTGCTACCGGCCATCGCGCCCGGCTCGACGCTGACCCTGACCTTCCCGGTGACCGCGGACACCACGACCGCCTCCGGCACCGTCGACATCACCCTCGGCGCCACCACCACCGCCGCGGGCAGCACCACCAGCACCCCCGTCCAGATCCCGGCCGGCTACCAGGCGGTGAGCATGGTCGGCACCGACCTGGGCGCGCCGGCGCTGGACCGGGTCCGGCTGACCGCCGACCTGCGGACCGGGGTCACCGACCCCGGCACCATCCGGCTGCCGGCGGCGGTGGGCGGCGGTCTGCGGATCGTCGACCTGCCCGGTGCCGGCTGCAGCTGGGCCGATGCCGAGCAGACCCTGCTGGACTGCACCGCCGGCGCGCTGGCCGGCGGCGGGGTGGCCGTCGACGTGCGCGCGGTGAACGGGGCGGCCGGCGACATCGCCGCCACCGCCACCGATCCCGCCGGACGGTCCGTCGCACTCACCGACGCGGTCACCGTGGCGGCCTCGCCGCTCGGCGCCTACGCCGACGTGGTGCTGGCCGGCCCGGGCGCCCCGATCCGGCCGGGCACCGCCGACACGGTGACCCTCACCGGCCTGCCCGTCAGCGGCGCCGTCCGCAACCCCGGTGTGCTCACCGTGCCGGTCGACCTGGCGCCCGGCGTGACCGTCGAGGGCGTGCCGGCCGGCTGCGCCGTCGAGTCCGGGACCGTCCGTTGCGTGCCCGCCGACGGTGTCGCACCGTCCTTCGCACTGTCCGTCTTCGTCGACCCGTCCTCCCGCGCCTCGTACTTCCCGGGTGACGACCTGCCGTCGACCGCGACCGTCGCCAACGGCGGCAGCACCCCGATCGGCGTCGGCAACACCGGCCTGGTGGCCGACCCGGACCGCACCGGCTACGACGCGCTGACCATCGCCGACACCACCGCCGGCGGCCTGACCGCCGGCGCCGACGGCACCGTGCAGATCACCGCCACCCCGGGTGCCGGTGTCCGCGATCCCGGTGTCGTCAGCTTCGTCAACACGATCACCCCCGGCCTCACCGTCGTCGGCAGCCCGGACGCCGACTGCACCGTCGGCCCGAACGTCACCAGCTGCACCCCGACCCTGCTCGGCCTGGGCGACGCCCCGGTGGACACCTGGACCCTGCAGGTCACCACCGCGACCGACGCCCGCGGCACCCTTGCCGCGCCGCCGGCCACCCTGGAGGGCCGGCGCAGCCAGCGCACCACCGGCGACCTCCCGGTCGTCGGCGGTTACGGCAGCTCCTCGCTGACCCTGCCCGGGGGCGGCGCTCCCGCGCTCGACGCCGGCACCACCGCCACCGTCCGGTGGCAGGTCGATCCCGCGGTCCCGGCGGTCACCTCGCCCGGCCCGGCCACCCTGCCGACCGTGCTCGCCGACGGCCTGGTCGTCGCCTCGGCGCGGGGTGCCGGCGGCACGGCCTGCACGGTGGGCGCCTCGACCGTCACCTGCGACCCGGGCACCTCCGGCACCATGACCGCCGATCTGCAGGTCGTCGCCCTCCCGCGGTCCGCCGGCGGCCGGGTGCTGCCGGCCACCGGCACGGACACCGGACGGGCACTGCCGCAGCAGGCCGGCGCGAGCATCTCCGCGCGTGCCGCGGGGGCGTCGATCCCGTCGATGACCGGGCCGTTCGGCGGCACCATGGCCGCCGCGCAGACCATGGAGTGCATCGGCGGCTACGCCCGCGGCACCTGTGACCCGCTGGCGCTCACCCCGACCACCGTCACCCGCCAGTTCACCGTCGACGACACCGCCGTGTTCGCCGACCTGACCTGGGCCGCGGCCGCACCCGGCCGCACCGGCACCGACTGCAGCACCCCGACCACCTCCCTCGGCACCGCGGCGGTCCGCTGCCTGTCCACCGTCTCGGTCTCCGTCGACGGCGGCGCACCGGTCACCGTGACAGGTGTGCGTCCGCCGAGCGCGGTCGACGTCAGCGGGCAGATGTACGTCCGGTCCGCCGACCTGCTGGCCTATCCGGACCTGGCGGCCGCGCTCACCCCGGGCACGCACACGATCACCGTCACCGACCTGCACGCCCGGACCACCGCGGCCGGCATCGCGCCGTTCGGCGCCTGGTCGCTGTCCGTGCTGTGGGTGACCCCGGGTGCGTCGCCGACCACCGTCACCACCGCCAACCCGGGCGCGCTGACCTCGAACTACACCGGCGGCAGCCGCTACACCCGGGTCGCCGACGCCGGCGCGGCGATCGACGACCTGTGGTTCACCCTGTGGGCGCCGGATCCCGGCCCGCGGAAGTGGCTGTCGGACTCGAGCGACCCGCAGGGCGTGCTGCTCGCCGAGCAGGGCACCGAGCGGACCGGCGCCACGGGCGTGGAGACCCGCGACGACGGGCCCGCCGCGGTCGGGTACTCGCTGGTGCACACCGCGCCCGGCCTGGACCGGTCGTTCGACACCACCCCGGCCGATCCGGTGGTGACGGCGGGCATGCCGGAGAGCTTCCGGACCCACCAGCTCAGCTTCGCGCTCACCACCTCCGGGCGCGACGACGTCTGGGTCGGGCCGATCCTGATCGTCCGCGACGCGGGCTGA
- a CDS encoding 5-(carboxyamino)imidazole ribonucleotide synthase: MDPRTGMPRVGMVGGGQLARMTHQAAVPLGQTLRVLAESPDDSAALVTPEVEIGTHTDLEALTRFAQGCDVVTFDHEHVPGEHIRALVAAGHLVYPGADALQFAQDKALMRERLAALGAPVPRYAVLPGAADRDPAATLAAVVDFAAPGWPVVLKTARGGYDGRGVWVLQDEPAAAALLAELGPGTDLVLEELVPLERELAAVVARSPFGQAAAWPIVETVQENGICVEVIAPAPDLDGRVAAAASRLALRIAGELGVVGVLAVELFQVPVSDTAPDGILVNELAMRPHNSGHWSMDGAVTGQFEQHLRAVLDYPLGRTDALAPWTVMGNVLGGPADGAGAGIGMDERVHHLSARFPEVKVHLYGKAFRPGRKLGHVNVLGSDLARLRRTARLAADWLSTGEWTDGWDPHTAATTAAVPFIERTGR; encoded by the coding sequence GTGGATCCACGGACCGGAATGCCCCGCGTCGGCATGGTGGGCGGCGGGCAACTGGCCCGGATGACCCACCAGGCCGCCGTCCCCCTCGGCCAGACGCTGCGCGTGCTCGCCGAGTCGCCCGACGACTCCGCCGCCCTGGTCACCCCCGAGGTGGAGATCGGCACGCACACCGACCTGGAGGCGCTGACCCGGTTCGCGCAGGGCTGCGACGTCGTCACCTTCGACCACGAACACGTTCCGGGTGAGCACATCCGGGCCCTGGTCGCCGCCGGCCACCTGGTGTACCCGGGCGCCGACGCCCTGCAGTTCGCCCAGGACAAGGCGCTGATGCGGGAGCGGCTCGCTGCGCTCGGTGCGCCGGTGCCGCGGTACGCGGTACTGCCCGGCGCCGCGGACCGCGATCCGGCCGCGACCCTCGCCGCCGTCGTGGACTTCGCCGCACCCGGTTGGCCGGTCGTGCTCAAGACCGCGCGCGGCGGCTACGACGGCCGCGGGGTCTGGGTGTTGCAGGACGAGCCGGCGGCCGCCGCGCTGCTCGCCGAGCTGGGCCCCGGCACCGACCTCGTGCTGGAGGAGCTGGTCCCGCTCGAGCGCGAGCTCGCCGCCGTCGTCGCCCGGTCCCCGTTCGGGCAGGCGGCCGCGTGGCCGATCGTGGAGACCGTGCAGGAGAACGGCATCTGCGTCGAGGTGATCGCCCCGGCACCGGATCTCGACGGCAGGGTGGCAGCCGCCGCCTCCCGCCTCGCACTGCGGATCGCCGGCGAGCTGGGGGTGGTCGGGGTGCTCGCGGTGGAGCTCTTCCAGGTGCCGGTCTCCGACACCGCGCCGGACGGCATCCTGGTCAACGAACTGGCGATGCGGCCGCACAACTCCGGCCACTGGTCGATGGACGGCGCCGTCACCGGGCAGTTCGAGCAGCACCTGCGGGCGGTGCTCGACTATCCGCTGGGCCGCACCGATGCGCTCGCGCCGTGGACCGTGATGGGCAACGTGCTCGGCGGCCCGGCCGACGGGGCCGGCGCCGGCATCGGGATGGACGAGCGGGTGCACCACCTGTCGGCGCGCTTCCCCGAGGTGAAGGTGCACCTCTACGGCAAGGCGTTCCGGCCGGGCCGCAAGCTCGGTCACGTCAACGTTCTCGGGTCCGACCTGGCGCGGCTGCGCCGCACCGCCCGGCTGGCCGCCGACTGGCTGTCGACGGGGGAGTGGACGGACGGATGGGACCCGCACACCGCCGCCACCACCGCGGCGGTCCCGTTCATCGAGAGGACCGGCCGGTGA
- the purE gene encoding 5-(carboxyamino)imidazole ribonucleotide mutase: MGSDSDWTVMKEAAEILEDFGVPYEVGVVSAHRTPEKMLDYARTALDRGIRVIIAGAGGAAHLPGMVASATVLPVIGVPVPLKYLDGMDSLLSIVQMPAGIPVATVSIGGARNAGLLAVRVLASAGDDRGRELAGELAAYRDDLQAMVAAKDELLQRAVREPGTT; this comes from the coding sequence ATGGGCAGCGACTCCGACTGGACCGTGATGAAGGAGGCCGCCGAGATCCTGGAGGACTTCGGCGTCCCGTACGAGGTCGGCGTGGTGTCCGCGCACCGCACCCCGGAGAAGATGCTCGACTACGCCCGCACCGCTCTCGACCGGGGGATCCGGGTGATCATCGCGGGCGCCGGCGGCGCCGCGCACCTGCCGGGCATGGTCGCCTCGGCCACCGTGCTGCCGGTGATCGGCGTGCCGGTCCCGCTGAAGTACCTGGACGGCATGGACTCGCTGCTCTCGATCGTCCAGATGCCCGCGGGCATCCCGGTCGCCACGGTGTCGATCGGCGGGGCCCGCAACGCCGGGCTGCTGGCCGTGCGGGTGCTGGCCTCGGCCGGTGACGACCGGGGTCGGGAGCTGGCCGGCGAACTCGCCGCCTACCGGGACGACCTGCAGGCCATGGTCGCCGCCAAGGACGAGCTGCTGCAGCGGGCCGTCCGGGAGCCCGGCACCACCTGA
- a CDS encoding GtrA family protein codes for MNLVERVREVLPPKYRELAKFLVVGGSSWVVDSGLFLILSHTILDEKVITSKIISILVSTIFSYILNREWSFSHRGGRERHHEAMLFFLVNGIGLLLNLVPLWISHYLIGISQPDYSRLTVSVADFVSGSIIGTLIGMAFRFWAYRRFVFPDELSSADEQQGTGGEPPVRAGS; via the coding sequence GTGAATCTGGTCGAGCGCGTGCGCGAGGTGCTGCCGCCGAAGTATCGCGAGCTGGCGAAGTTCCTCGTCGTCGGCGGGTCCTCCTGGGTCGTCGACTCGGGATTGTTCCTCATCCTGTCGCACACGATCCTGGACGAGAAGGTGATCACCTCCAAGATCATCTCGATCCTGGTGTCGACCATCTTCAGCTACATCCTCAACCGGGAGTGGTCCTTCAGCCATCGCGGCGGCCGCGAGCGGCACCACGAGGCCATGCTGTTCTTCCTGGTCAACGGGATCGGCCTGCTGCTGAACCTGGTGCCGCTGTGGATCTCGCACTACCTGATCGGGATCAGCCAGCCGGACTACTCGCGGCTCACGGTGAGCGTCGCGGACTTCGTCTCCGGCAGCATCATCGGCACGCTGATCGGCATGGCCTTCCGCTTCTGGGCGTACCGCCGCTTCGTCTTCCCCGACGAGCTCAGCAGTGCCGACGAGCAGCAGGGCACCGGCGGCGAGCCCCCGGTCCGCGCCGGCAGCTGA